One Danio rerio strain Tuebingen ecotype United States chromosome 13, GRCz12tu, whole genome shotgun sequence DNA window includes the following coding sequences:
- the fignl1 gene encoding fidgetin-like protein 1 isoform X1, whose translation MSRAHLDEWQRRSFDISSGSCTPEQTADAYRAHILSIQYAWANAELSPAGAASLLRTYTERYAAVLDSDDPYKGLNNYAETALHLARNQKNHSDKWESSLTLENVFNLSCVQKMIQARSDGCALPVDPADVNISVGGEVSGGGEKGSSLSGPPSGLKQEPLAHGHSVPLPTAEMARGDINPISGSGGLEVAPPRFSLAQNTPKGLTGSTIFGHNNFGSTGNAVVPQSNVACTSRSNVHNQPVFFSSTNPSKRKNFYGSGTESSRSSFPSQGEQELRGRGLRGEEGISTNFRSAREQFIVDQQKKHSHQGQRGSPGNVFTITKKCLGANRSRGASSKFISPMPRQEEDLKDNTPKDMQPVDERLKNFEPKIIELIMSEIMDHGPPVAWDDIAGLEFAKATIKEIVVWPMLRPDIFTGLRGPPKGILLFGPPGTGKTLIGKCIACQSGATFFSISASSLTSKWVGEGEKMVRALFAIARCHQPAVIFIDEIDSLLSQRTDGEHDSSRRIKTEFLVQLDGAATSAEDRILVVGATNRPQEIDEAARRRLAKRLYIPLPEAEARRQIVTNLMSHEKSQLGVDEMEKVVQGTEGFSGADMTQLCREAALGPIRSISLSDIATIMAEQVRPILYSDFQEALKTVRPSVSSKDLELYEEWNKTFGCGR comes from the coding sequence ATGAGCAGAGCACACCTGGACGAGTGGCAGAGGAGGTCCTTTGACATTTCGTCTGGCTCCTGTACACCTGAACAGACGGCCGATGCTTATCGGGCACACATCTTGTCCATTCAGTATGCATGGGCGAATGCTGAGCTCTCTCCGGCCGGAGCTGCCAGCCTGCTCAGGACCTACACCGAGCGCTATGCCGCAGTCCTTGACTCAGACGACCCATACAAAGGACTAAACAACTACGCAGAGACTGCCCTGCACCTGGCCCGCAATCAAAAGAACCATAGCGACAAATGGGAATCGTCCCTAACACTCGAGAATGTGTTCAACTTGTCGTGCGTGCAGAAGATGATACAGGCCAGGTCAGATGGATGCGCTCTCCCTGTAGATCCAGCAGATGTTAACATCTCTGTCGGTGGTGAGGTTAGTGGGGGTGGAGAGAAAGGCAGTTCTCTCTCTGGTCCTCCCTCCGGATTAAAGCAAGAGCCTCTGGCTCACGGGCACTCTGTGCCTTTACCCACAGCGGAAATGGCAAGGGGGGACATTAACCCAATTAGTGGATCTGGGGGACTCGAAGTAGCCCCTCCGCGTTTTTCCCTAGCACAAAATACTCCAAAAGGTCTAACAGGATCTACAATATTTGGCCATAATAATTTCGGTTCCACAGGCAATGCTGTTGTGCCTCAGTCTAATGTAGCTTGCACAAGTAGATCCAATGTGCACAATCAGCCTGTGTTCTTTTCCTCCACAAACCCCTCCAAGAGGAAGAACTTCTACGGCTCAGGAACTGAAAGCAGCAGAAGCTCATTCCCATCACAAGGCGAGCAGGAACTGCGAGGGAGGGGACTGAGAGGAGAGGAAGGTATTAGCACTAATTTTAGATCTGCAAGAGAGCAGTTCATCGTTGACCAGCAAAAAAAGCATTCCCATCAGGGCCAACGAGGTTCTCCAGGCAATGTTTTTACAATCACTAAAAAGTGCCTTGGGGCAAATCGTTCTCGGGGCGCGTCCTCTAAATTTATCTCTCCTATGCCAAGGCAAGAGGAAGATTTGAAGGACAACACACCAAAAGATATGCAACCCGTTGATGAGCGTTTAAAGAACTTTGAGCCAAAGATCATTGAACTTATCATGAGTGAAATCATGGACCATGGCCCTCCGGTAGCTTGGGATGATATTGCTGGCCTGGAGTTTGCCAAAGCTACAATCAAAGAGATTGTAGTGTGGCCTATGTTGAGGCCTGATATCTTCACTGGCCTTAGAGGTCCACCTAAAGGCATCCTTCTATTCGGGCCTCCAGGCACTGGTAAAACCCTCATAGGCAAGTGTATAGCGTGCCAATCAGGAGCTACTTTCTTTAGCATCAGTGCTTCCTCGCTCACTTCAAAATGGGTCGGGGAAGGTGAAAAGATGGTCCGAGCACTTTTTGCCATCGCTCGGTGCCATCAACCTGCAGTTATCTTCATTGATGAGATTGATTCTCTTCTTTCACAACGCACAGATGGAGAGCATGACTCTTCTCGTCGAATTAAAACAGAGTTTCTTGTCCAGCTGGATGGAGCCGCCACCTCAGCAGAAGATCGTATTCTTGTAGTGGGTGCCACCAACCGGCCACAAGAAATTGATGAGGCAGCACGTCGTCGTTTAGCCAAGAGGCTCTACATTCCTCTCCCAGAGGCTGAGGCTCGCAGGCAGATAGTGACTAACCTCATGTCCCATGAAAAAAGCCAGCTGGGAGTCGATGAGATGGAGAAAGTGGTGCAGGGCACAGAGGGGTTTTCAGGGGCCGACATGACGCAGCTATGCCGCGAAGCAGCTCTTGGCCCCATCCGAAGTATCAGTCTTAGTGACATTGCAACCATCATGGCAGAACAGGTTCGGCCTATACTGTACAGTGACTTTCAGGAGGCTCTCAAAACAGTGCGGCCCAGTGTCTCTTCTAAAGATCTGGAGCTGTATGAAGAGTGGAACAAGACTTTTGGTTGTGGCCGTTAA